The Rhodocytophaga rosea genome has a segment encoding these proteins:
- a CDS encoding ThuA domain-containing protein, which yields MLRKIGKILLGIVLVLLLIAGGFFVFAMSLVKKLPWQKPVFETVRPPDPGTIGEKGVLVFSKTNGFRHESIEPGIAAIQKAGQERGWKVAATENGAFFNDDYLNRFKVVVFMSTTGDILTPEQEKSFEKFVENGGGYVGVHSACDTEYEWQWYDQLLGTHFRDHTLYPDHTPEAELVTEVRDHATTRHLPERWQKSEEWYNFNESIRGKEGFQVLLSVNESTYKASMPKAMGGDHPISWTNQPGKGRMFYTALGHTPETFTDAPSWNHILEGIAWSGRL from the coding sequence ATGCTTCGTAAAATCGGCAAAATCCTTCTGGGCATTGTACTGGTACTGCTGTTAATTGCAGGCGGTTTCTTTGTATTCGCTATGTCTCTGGTGAAAAAACTTCCCTGGCAAAAGCCGGTATTTGAAACCGTAAGGCCACCTGATCCGGGAACTATCGGAGAAAAAGGGGTGCTTGTTTTTTCCAAAACCAATGGATTCCGCCATGAGTCTATTGAGCCGGGTATTGCCGCCATTCAGAAAGCCGGACAGGAAAGAGGCTGGAAGGTGGCGGCGACTGAAAACGGGGCGTTTTTTAATGACGACTACCTGAATCGGTTTAAAGTAGTAGTATTTATGTCTACAACCGGCGATATTCTGACACCGGAGCAGGAGAAAAGCTTTGAAAAATTTGTTGAAAACGGAGGTGGATATGTAGGCGTTCATTCTGCCTGCGATACCGAATATGAGTGGCAATGGTACGATCAGTTACTGGGAACTCATTTCCGGGATCATACCCTTTATCCGGATCATACGCCGGAAGCAGAACTGGTAACAGAAGTCCGGGATCATGCCACTACCAGACACTTGCCCGAACGCTGGCAAAAAAGCGAGGAGTGGTATAATTTTAACGAAAGTATCCGGGGAAAAGAAGGGTTTCAGGTATTGTTGTCGGTAAATGAATCTACCTACAAAGCCAGCATGCCGAAAGCCATGGGTGGCGACCATCCCATCTCCTGGACTAACCAGCCAGGTAAAGGCAGAATGTTTTACACTGCCTTAGGTCATACCCCGGAAACATTTACAGATGCGCCCTCCTGGAATCATATTCTGGAAGGCATAGCCTGGTCAGGCCGATTATAA
- a CDS encoding TIM barrel protein: MQSSRREFLQKVGVGAASLSLTALWPELLNAQRADKKLFFDISLAEFSLAGLLMGGKMTNMEFPAMAKNDFEISNVEYVSMFFQDKAKDQAYLKELKQRTDDLGVKNVLIMVDSEGDLGSPDAAERKKAVENHYKWVDAAKFLGCYAIRVNLNGKGSDEEVAKAAIEGYGQLVDYGKKNKMAIIVENHFGPSTNPDWLVGVMKKVKNSYAGVLPDFGNFIRRTEPEAQTMEAFMKTKVIAEYDKYEGVEKLLPYTKGISAKTHVFDDKGNDVETDFTRMLKIIKESGFKGYIGIEYEGAFIKQMSGGKGNYLNEYEGIMATKRLLEKVGASLV, translated from the coding sequence ATGCAATCATCCCGTCGTGAATTTTTACAAAAAGTAGGTGTTGGTGCAGCCAGCCTGAGTCTTACAGCCCTTTGGCCCGAACTACTGAATGCCCAGCGTGCCGATAAGAAACTGTTTTTTGATATATCCCTGGCTGAGTTTTCGCTGGCAGGTTTGCTGATGGGCGGCAAAATGACCAATATGGAGTTTCCGGCTATGGCCAAAAATGACTTCGAGATCAGCAATGTGGAATATGTATCCATGTTTTTTCAGGACAAAGCCAAAGACCAGGCGTATCTGAAAGAACTCAAGCAACGCACCGATGACCTGGGCGTTAAGAATGTGCTGATTATGGTAGATAGTGAAGGGGACCTGGGCAGCCCGGATGCTGCCGAACGTAAAAAAGCGGTTGAAAATCATTACAAATGGGTGGATGCTGCCAAATTCCTGGGCTGTTATGCCATCCGGGTGAACCTGAATGGAAAAGGAAGTGATGAAGAAGTAGCCAAAGCCGCCATAGAAGGATACGGACAACTGGTAGACTATGGCAAAAAGAATAAGATGGCCATTATCGTCGAAAATCACTTTGGCCCATCTACCAACCCCGACTGGCTGGTGGGTGTGATGAAAAAAGTAAAAAACTCCTATGCTGGCGTACTGCCAGACTTTGGCAATTTCATCAGAAGAACCGAGCCGGAAGCACAAACGATGGAAGCTTTTATGAAAACCAAAGTGATTGCCGAATATGATAAATATGAAGGTGTGGAAAAATTGCTGCCCTATACCAAAGGAATCAGTGCCAAAACCCATGTATTCGACGACAAAGGTAATGATGTGGAAACCGATTTCACCAGAATGTTAAAAATCATTAAGGAATCTGGGTTTAAGGGCTATATAGGTATAGAATATGAAGGCGCTTTTATCAAGCAAATGTCTGGCGGCAAAGGAAATTATTTAAACGAGTATGAAGGGATTATGGCCACCAAACGCCTGCTGGAAAAAGTTGGGGCAAGTCTTGTGTAG
- a CDS encoding TonB-dependent receptor plug domain-containing protein produces MRIQLSRIIICILFCLTGTCPYLKAQIEKPETDTLSLSDFYDMTLQQLDSVKASGVSSELEKFINSLISVATQKSLSTRNTPGIITLITEEEIKTSGARDLIDVLRQVPGFDFALDGEGRVGIGIRGNWANEGKVLLLIDGQEMNEIYTANLFFGNHYPVEFIKRIEIIRGPGSAIYGGFAEFGVINIITKGVEDLNGISVSAVYGQMQKTYGRHNLYLYGGKKWKNAALSLSLFNGGGQRSDRDHYGFYNDEWADSLGAGAYASLAGNSELNPSYSNLLFTWKKLSFRSVGDFYDVTDITLIDNNKKRRSQYGINNTYHELKYDFKVSEKLKITPKLNFILQFPVRNNVPDSITRYDQKNFISRSKANITASYDASHRTNFIGGVEYFNDFARASSNGVFRVGDKNVSYHNIAAFGQGIFNLPFVNITAGIRYDWNSSFGSAFVPRLGLTKRLPGNKWHFKLLLSDVFRAPSIGNVVNSFNGNYTIVNPGRPDRYILPEKGIKPERTFVAEAEVGYQINSRMILTANVFDMTIRNPIVYYFYQDDAIRDAFYENAGINVFSNFKRTGTRGYELDYRFKTKWGSVSANYSFYSLESKPRIAAYSVSTFNRNPEKRAEVNNNQVLGLANHKLNVNATYFITQNFSANVTATFYGKRYGYDVLFTGPGKFDVDGQLIRRSPVGLANLYFHYQNLFTKGLDVGIGAYNLFNSKYDFLQPNFALNTPVPGPSREIIVKAGYSFEFRKKKKKV; encoded by the coding sequence ATGCGGATTCAGTTAAGCAGAATAATTATCTGTATTCTTTTTTGTTTAACAGGCACTTGTCCCTATCTGAAAGCTCAGATAGAGAAGCCAGAAACGGATACCTTATCACTGTCGGACTTTTACGACATGACCTTACAGCAACTGGATTCTGTAAAAGCTTCTGGTGTATCCAGCGAACTGGAAAAGTTTATCAACAGCCTTATATCTGTTGCCACGCAGAAGTCACTTTCTACCCGCAATACGCCTGGCATTATTACCCTCATTACCGAAGAAGAAATTAAAACCTCCGGAGCCAGAGATCTGATAGATGTACTGCGCCAAGTGCCCGGATTCGATTTCGCCTTAGATGGTGAAGGAAGGGTAGGAATAGGCATTCGTGGGAACTGGGCCAATGAGGGCAAAGTACTTCTGCTCATCGATGGACAGGAAATGAATGAAATCTATACAGCCAACCTGTTTTTTGGCAACCATTATCCGGTGGAGTTTATCAAACGTATTGAAATCATCCGGGGACCAGGTTCTGCCATTTATGGTGGTTTTGCTGAATTCGGGGTGATTAATATTATAACCAAAGGGGTAGAGGATTTAAACGGTATTTCGGTGAGCGCTGTGTATGGGCAGATGCAGAAAACCTACGGACGGCATAACCTGTATTTGTATGGAGGAAAAAAATGGAAGAACGCTGCTCTAAGTCTTTCCCTGTTTAATGGGGGAGGCCAGCGAAGTGACAGAGATCATTATGGATTTTACAATGATGAATGGGCAGATTCTTTAGGAGCAGGTGCCTATGCCTCCCTGGCTGGAAATTCAGAACTAAACCCTTCCTATTCTAATCTTTTATTTACCTGGAAAAAATTGAGTTTCCGTTCGGTGGGTGATTTTTATGATGTAACCGACATTACCCTGATTGATAATAACAAAAAAAGAAGATCACAATATGGCATCAACAATACGTATCATGAGCTGAAATATGACTTTAAAGTAAGTGAAAAGCTGAAGATCACACCCAAGCTCAACTTCATTCTGCAATTTCCTGTACGCAATAATGTGCCGGACTCTATTACCAGATATGATCAGAAAAACTTCATCAGCCGGTCGAAAGCCAATATTACAGCCTCCTATGATGCTTCTCACCGGACAAATTTTATCGGAGGTGTTGAATATTTCAATGACTTTGCCCGTGCCAGTTCTAATGGTGTTTTCCGGGTAGGAGACAAAAATGTTTCTTACCATAACATTGCTGCTTTCGGACAGGGGATATTCAATTTACCCTTTGTCAATATTACAGCCGGTATCCGCTATGACTGGAACTCTTCCTTTGGTTCTGCTTTTGTGCCCCGGCTGGGTTTAACCAAAAGATTGCCAGGCAATAAATGGCATTTTAAACTGTTGTTGAGCGATGTTTTCCGGGCACCCTCCATTGGTAATGTGGTAAATTCATTTAATGGCAATTACACCATTGTCAATCCGGGAAGGCCCGATCGCTATATACTTCCTGAGAAAGGAATTAAACCTGAGCGCACCTTTGTAGCAGAAGCAGAAGTAGGGTATCAGATCAATAGCCGCATGATCCTGACTGCTAATGTGTTTGATATGACGATACGTAATCCCATTGTATATTATTTTTACCAGGATGATGCCATCCGGGATGCATTCTATGAGAATGCGGGCATTAATGTCTTTAGTAATTTCAAACGTACCGGCACCAGAGGATATGAATTAGATTATCGCTTTAAGACCAAATGGGGCTCTGTTTCTGCTAATTATTCATTTTATTCCCTGGAATCTAAACCCAGGATCGCCGCTTATTCGGTGAGTACCTTCAACCGTAATCCAGAAAAAAGAGCAGAGGTGAACAATAATCAGGTTCTGGGTCTGGCCAATCATAAATTGAATGTAAATGCTACTTATTTTATCACCCAAAACTTTTCGGCCAATGTAACGGCAACGTTTTATGGCAAACGCTATGGCTACGATGTGCTGTTTACTGGTCCGGGTAAATTCGATGTAGATGGTCAACTCATCCGGCGTTCGCCAGTAGGCCTTGCTAACCTGTATTTCCATTATCAGAATTTATTTACCAAAGGTTTGGATGTTGGCATTGGGGCTTACAACCTATTTAACAGTAAATACGATTTTCTGCAGCCCAACTTTGCACTAAATACACCTGTTCCGGGTCCTTCGAGAGAAATTATAGTGAAAGCCGGTTACAGTTTTGAATTCAGGAAGAAGAAAAAGAAAGTGTAA
- a CDS encoding two-component regulator propeller domain-containing protein, with translation MLLVRWFCLVNILWSVIAMPAYAQVARQTFKHITSEQGLPQSAINTLFQDSRGFIWIGTQQGLFRYDGYTFLAYLHEASNTKSLSGNAIRSLYEDTEGNLWIGTEGYGLNRFNRQSENFVRVDGKNKQLSGIAENTVTAILKDKQGVLWIGTQSGLQMLEKGSLLPFPISAGAQTQAVQHLLEDKKGNLWIGTDQGLFQVSQNRQHRTHFTHQAADSASLSSNRVQCLFEDKQGTLWIGTHAGLNRFNPVKQNFSKVGFQASKNNEAGDTEIYSLAQDKEGNIWMGTFGNGLVKLNPKTLATTVHNHIPEDKSSISSDVILSLLIDRSGLLWAGTYEGILDQLNLLKTEFGKLTYQPVDTNSLASNEVYAILEDHKKRLWIGTDNGLSVYNQQTSSFTNLHASAGTTGSMSSNIVYSLLQDKQKNMWIGTADGGLLKLSAPDINKGVFNFEPFLPAPGSNNKLADDEILSLLEDKSGYIWVGTAKGLSVIDSKNRVVTYTHSSNRKHSLSDNQVLCLYEDRSGKVWVGTNKGLNQFNSKKRNFTRFEKEKNALKSLPYSAIYAIHEDAIGNLWLGTDDGLCRLNTRRDTATLYTVENGLPDNVVYGIMEDSAKNLWVSTNKGISKMKKNETGKPAFIQYNSSNWLHCNSFNIGAYHKSKSGMMYFGCNEGLTYFNPAAITGNTYAPLVVITDFQLFFEPVTISNKKESPLSKAITETEKLLLKYNQNVLYFEFAALNFIDHDKNEYAFFMQGFDKDWNYVKNKHNATYTNLDPGTYVFKVKASNNDGVWNEAGASIEIVIKPPFYRETWFYVLCTAGLIFSVVGYVHMQMREMQENERLLVQKVKERTEEVTKQKEELETTIENLKATQAQLVQAEKMASLGILTAGVAHEINNPINFVSANVEPLKRDIDDMLQVLAGYENTVKKYTLSEEFKEVENLKKELDFEVLIREINDLLKGIKEGASRTSEIVKGLRNFSRLDENEMKPVQVNEGIESTLLVLSNQLKNKIIVHKEYGKLENLVGYPGKLNQVFMNIISNACQAIPEKGEIYIKTFMDKREVVIRITDTGIGMTEEVKKRIFEPFFTTKKVGAGTGLGLFIAYGIIKDHNGKVFVESTPGKGTTFTIRLPVNA, from the coding sequence ATGTTACTGGTTCGGTGGTTTTGTCTGGTGAATATCCTGTGGAGCGTAATAGCTATGCCTGCGTATGCCCAGGTAGCCAGGCAAACTTTCAAACATATTACCTCAGAACAAGGCTTACCACAAAGCGCCATCAATACTTTATTTCAGGACAGCCGGGGATTTATCTGGATTGGAACCCAGCAAGGATTGTTCAGATACGATGGATATACCTTTCTGGCATATCTGCATGAGGCGTCTAATACTAAGTCTCTTTCGGGAAACGCCATCCGTAGCTTATATGAGGATACAGAGGGGAATTTATGGATAGGCACAGAAGGTTATGGATTGAATCGGTTCAACCGGCAGTCGGAAAATTTTGTAAGAGTTGATGGAAAAAACAAACAGCTCTCAGGGATTGCTGAAAATACAGTTACAGCCATTTTAAAAGATAAACAAGGCGTATTGTGGATAGGCACACAAAGTGGCTTGCAAATGCTGGAAAAAGGTTCATTGCTGCCATTCCCTATATCAGCAGGTGCCCAAACGCAGGCTGTTCAGCACTTGCTGGAAGATAAGAAAGGGAATCTTTGGATAGGCACCGACCAGGGGCTTTTCCAGGTCAGTCAAAACCGCCAGCACCGGACACACTTTACCCATCAAGCGGCTGATTCTGCTAGCCTAAGCAGCAACCGGGTTCAATGCTTGTTTGAAGATAAACAAGGTACGCTGTGGATTGGTACTCATGCCGGCCTTAACCGTTTTAATCCGGTTAAGCAGAATTTTTCAAAAGTTGGTTTTCAGGCATCCAAAAATAATGAAGCCGGAGATACTGAAATTTACTCTCTTGCTCAGGATAAGGAAGGTAATATATGGATGGGTACTTTCGGGAACGGACTTGTGAAACTGAATCCCAAAACTCTGGCTACAACCGTACATAATCATATTCCGGAAGATAAAAGCAGCATCAGCAGCGATGTGATTTTATCTCTCCTGATCGACCGTTCTGGCTTGCTATGGGCGGGCACTTATGAAGGTATTCTGGATCAGTTAAACCTGCTGAAAACAGAATTCGGTAAACTTACCTATCAGCCAGTTGATACTAACTCTTTAGCCAGCAACGAAGTATATGCCATTCTCGAAGATCATAAAAAAAGGCTTTGGATAGGTACCGATAATGGGTTAAGTGTATACAACCAACAAACAAGTTCATTTACAAATCTGCATGCTTCTGCTGGCACTACCGGAAGCATGAGCAGCAATATTGTGTACAGCCTTTTACAGGATAAACAAAAAAATATGTGGATTGGCACTGCAGATGGCGGTCTGCTTAAATTATCTGCTCCGGATATAAACAAGGGTGTATTTAATTTTGAGCCATTTTTGCCAGCTCCAGGTAGTAACAATAAACTTGCCGATGATGAAATACTATCCTTGCTGGAAGATAAATCTGGATATATCTGGGTAGGTACAGCCAAAGGATTAAGCGTGATTGACAGTAAGAACAGAGTAGTAACTTATACGCATAGCTCTAACCGTAAACATTCCCTAAGCGATAACCAGGTGCTTTGTTTGTATGAAGATAGGTCTGGTAAAGTATGGGTAGGTACAAACAAAGGCTTGAATCAGTTTAATTCTAAAAAACGCAATTTTACCAGATTCGAAAAAGAAAAGAATGCGTTAAAAAGCCTGCCTTATAGCGCCATTTATGCTATACATGAAGATGCCATAGGTAACTTATGGCTTGGAACAGATGATGGCTTGTGCCGTTTGAATACCCGGCGGGATACAGCTACTTTATATACGGTGGAAAATGGCCTGCCAGATAATGTAGTGTATGGCATTATGGAAGATTCAGCCAAAAATCTTTGGGTGAGTACCAATAAGGGTATCAGCAAAATGAAAAAAAATGAAACTGGCAAACCTGCTTTTATTCAGTATAATTCTTCCAACTGGCTGCACTGCAATTCCTTTAACATTGGCGCTTACCACAAAAGTAAATCCGGAATGATGTATTTTGGATGTAATGAGGGATTAACCTATTTCAATCCGGCTGCAATTACTGGCAATACTTATGCGCCACTGGTTGTAATTACAGATTTCCAGTTATTCTTTGAGCCTGTAACAATTTCCAATAAAAAAGAGTCTCCTTTATCTAAAGCAATTACCGAAACTGAAAAATTGCTTCTCAAGTATAATCAGAATGTATTGTACTTTGAATTTGCGGCGCTCAACTTTATCGACCATGATAAAAATGAGTACGCTTTTTTTATGCAGGGTTTTGATAAAGACTGGAATTATGTAAAAAACAAACACAATGCTACCTATACCAATCTTGACCCAGGAACCTATGTGTTTAAGGTGAAAGCCTCAAATAATGATGGCGTATGGAATGAGGCAGGTGCTTCTATTGAGATTGTGATTAAACCTCCGTTTTACCGCGAAACCTGGTTTTATGTATTGTGTACCGCTGGATTAATTTTTAGTGTGGTGGGTTATGTACACATGCAAATGCGGGAAATGCAGGAAAATGAACGTTTGCTGGTACAAAAAGTAAAAGAGCGCACTGAAGAAGTAACTAAGCAGAAAGAAGAACTGGAAACAACCATTGAAAATCTGAAAGCGACCCAGGCTCAGTTAGTACAGGCCGAAAAAATGGCTTCGTTGGGTATTCTTACTGCAGGTGTAGCCCATGAGATTAATAATCCTATTAATTTTGTAAGTGCCAATGTAGAACCATTGAAAAGGGATATTGACGACATGCTGCAGGTGTTGGCAGGCTATGAAAACACCGTGAAGAAATATACCCTCTCCGAGGAGTTCAAAGAAGTAGAGAATTTAAAAAAAGAGTTAGATTTTGAAGTTCTTATCCGCGAAATCAACGATCTTCTGAAAGGGATTAAGGAAGGAGCCAGCCGTACTTCTGAAATTGTAAAAGGCCTGCGTAATTTCTCCAGGCTGGATGAAAATGAAATGAAGCCGGTACAGGTGAATGAAGGCATTGAATCTACCTTACTGGTGCTTTCCAACCAGTTGAAAAACAAGATAATTGTACATAAGGAATACGGCAAACTGGAAAACCTCGTTGGCTATCCAGGGAAACTGAACCAGGTATTTATGAACATCATTTCCAATGCCTGCCAGGCTATTCCGGAGAAAGGGGAAATTTATATCAAAACCTTTATGGACAAAAGAGAAGTTGTGATTCGGATTACAGATACTGGTATAGGCATGACGGAGGAAGTAAAAAAACGGATATTTGAGCCCTTTTTCACTACTAAAAAAGTAGGAGCTGGTACAGGACTGGGCTTGTTTATTGCCTACGGCATCATTAAAGACCATAATGGCAAAGTGTTCGTGGAAAGCACACCAGGAAAAGGCACTACCTTTACCATACGCTTGCCGGTCAATGCTTAG
- a CDS encoding YfiR family protein: MKKGKKIIGTSVLKLLLIAAGVWLFSLPAVAQDIDYKTQSLFIYKFTKYITWPQALSRNDFVIGVYGNSPISEELQVMASLKKAGEGQRIVIKRINSVDEIENLHILYVASSKSRELRSILDKIGKKPTLVVAERDGLAKKGASINFLIMENNTLKFEVNRSELQSRGLSISDELLKVGFIVG; encoded by the coding sequence GTGAAGAAAGGAAAGAAAATAATAGGCACCTCTGTTTTAAAATTGCTGCTGATAGCGGCAGGTGTCTGGCTATTTTCTCTTCCGGCGGTTGCACAGGATATTGATTATAAAACGCAGTCTTTGTTTATTTATAAGTTTACCAAATACATTACCTGGCCTCAGGCACTCAGCAGAAATGATTTTGTGATAGGCGTATATGGCAATTCACCCATTTCTGAAGAATTGCAGGTAATGGCATCGCTGAAAAAGGCTGGCGAAGGGCAAAGAATAGTTATAAAAAGAATAAACTCGGTAGATGAAATTGAAAACCTGCATATTTTGTATGTGGCTTCTTCCAAGAGCCGGGAATTGAGAAGCATATTAGATAAGATTGGAAAAAAACCTACTTTAGTGGTAGCAGAAAGAGATGGGCTGGCGAAAAAAGGAGCGTCTATTAACTTTCTGATTATGGAAAATAATACCCTGAAATTTGAAGTGAACCGTAGTGAACTGCAAAGCCGGGGCCTTTCCATCTCTGATGAATTGCTGAAGGTAGGCTTTATTGTAGGGTGA